The nucleotide window GGTAACAGATTCTGGAATGTACGATTAATGGAAGTATCTCTGGAAAGCAACTGTCCATTGAGTACAGACTGTTGTCCGTTAAGTCCGATAGCGAAGCTGTATTTCTTCTGGTTTACCCGGAAGTTCATCCCGATACGATTGTACGTAAAATCACTTTTAAAATGATTACTCAGTAAAGTATTCAGTGCTTCGTTCTCATTTTCAATATCATATACCTTACGATTGACAGCATTTTGCTTTTTCTGATAGGTATAATTGACTTCCAGGTATTTGCGTCGGGCAATAGGTTCTGTATAGGAGAAGTTCACACCATAATTGGTTGTCTGGCTGGTCTGGTCATTAGTTTGATGGATAGAAAACAGCTGTGTAGTATCCCCATAGAATGTATTCTGCGCCTGCAAATCACCTGTACTATTGCTTCCGGTATGTAACAGGTTCAGATTGCCGGAGATAGTTCTTCCTTTCTTACGAAAGCGATGGCGCAATAACAGATTGGTATTCAGATTCAATGCATCTCCATTCCGATAGTTGATACGGTTGCTTTCATTTTGCAGTGAATCCGATTCCTTAAAAGTCTGACTCTGGCTGTTTACACGACTGGTAGTCTGATTATAGCTTGCATAGGATGTCCATTTCAGCGAGTTTACAGAATCAAACTTGTGTTCAAGAGTCAGGTTCAGGCGGTGGTTGGTATTGTCATTATTCTGGTTGTTTTTCTGCAAGGATGTAAAGGTTGAACCCGGATAAAAATTCTGGCGGGTAAGGCTCTGTTCGAAGGTGTGATTGAGCAGATTAAAGAAATAGCTTCCATTGAGTTCTGTCTTTTTAGAAGGTTGATTGTTGAAATTAATCCCACTGGCCCAGTTTTTCATAACCCCATAGACATTATTTCCAAACGAAAGAGGTACTCCATCCGTATTGTCAGAGTTTACCTCAATCCGTACTGTCCCTCCCGATGCCATTCGCTGAGCAGCTCCTGTAAAGTTGAGATAATCGTCCATGGAGAAGCCTTGCTGGTTTGTATTGTTCCCCATTCCCAGAAACGAAAACTGAGCCTTCTTATCAAAATAATTATAGTTGGCCTTAGTTTCAAATCTCTGAGTAGTACCACCTCCAGCCATAAAGGTCCCAAAGTTGAGTTTTTTGTCCTTGTCTTTCAGTTCCAGGTTAATAGTCTTCTCCCGTTGTCCATCATCAATACCCGAAAAACTTGCCTGATCGGATTTCTTATCATATACCTGCACTTTGTCTATAGCATCAGCTGGCAGGTTACGGGTAGCAATTTTAGGATCACGCCCAAAAAACTCCTTCCCATTGACAGTGACCCGTTTCACTGTCTCACCCTGAGCTTTGACAGTTCCATCACTTTGCACTTCTATACCGGGCATTTTTTTAATCATGTCTTCCACTGTGCCATTGGGTTTGGTCTTAAACGACCCTGCA belongs to Xanthocytophaga agilis and includes:
- a CDS encoding outer membrane beta-barrel family protein; the encoded protein is MKQLICMGILCWMAQAALAQKITVKGNISDTTGKSLEFATIMLMQPTDSSLVSFTRSEENGSFELKSVPAGSYLFKVTFIGLKPYIRQIAVDGTSDMDLGSIRMRPVSNELDEVTIKGERTPVTIKKDTIEYNAGSFKTKPNGTVEDMIKKMPGIEVQSDGTVKAQGETVKRVTVNGKEFFGRDPKIATRNLPADAIDKVQVYDKKSDQASFSGIDDGQREKTINLELKDKDKKLNFGTFMAGGGTTQRFETKANYNYFDKKAQFSFLGMGNNTNQQGFSMDDYLNFTGAAQRMASGGTVRIEVNSDNTDGVPLSFGNNVYGVMKNWASGINFNNQPSKKTELNGSYFFNLLNHTFEQSLTRQNFYPGSTFTSLQKNNQNNDNTNHRLNLTLEHKFDSVNSLKWTSYASYNQTTSRVNSQSQTFKESDSLQNESNRINYRNGDALNLNTNLLLRHRFRKKGRTISGNLNLLHTGSNSTGDLQAQNTFYGDTTQLFSIHQTNDQTSQTTNYGVNFSYTEPIARRKYLEVNYTYQKKQNAVNRKVYDIENENEALNTLLSNHFKSDFTYNRIGMNFRVNQKKYSFAIGLNGQQSVLNGQLLSRDTSINRTFQNLLPVARLNYDFSTSRHLSFGYETDVQEPSLTQLQPVIDNSDPLNISMGNPRLRPEYSHRWRANYIAFNPANFSSFFSMANIVYTTNKIVYAQSIDANLVRTVMPVNTKEYLSAMADASFGFRIKPINSRINLGTSMTYNKGVNVLNDQQSGVEQYTQGGNIFYDYRFKEIFDLSLGANVSYQQTKYEFNKDQNQAFLNETYTAEANATLLKNFQLNTTLNYYIYHSLTNAFNQQVPVWNVSLSRLFLKNKRGELKISCINLLDRSLGVNQRSSVNYLEQERISSLGRYFMLSFTYSLNKAFNPTAGGRGMMRIRRG